From the genome of Bicyclus anynana chromosome 20, ilBicAnyn1.1, whole genome shotgun sequence, one region includes:
- the LOC112047070 gene encoding translation elongation factor 2 — protein MVNFTVDEIRGMMDKKRNIRNMSVIAHVDHGKSTLTDSLVSKAGIIANARAGETRFTDTRKDEQDRCITIKSTAISMFFELEEKDLVFITNPDQREKGEKGFLINLIDSPGHVDFSSEVTAALRVTDGALVVVDCVSGVCVQTETVLRQAIAERIKPILFMNKMDRALLELQLESEELYQTFQRIVENVNVIIATYSDDSGPMGEVRVDPSKGSVGFGSGLHGWAFTLKQFSEMYADKFKIDLVKLMNRLWGENFFNASTKKWAKQKDSDNKRSFCMYVLDPIYKVFNAIMNFRKEEIDALLKKIGVTIKHEDADKDGKALLKVVMRSWLPAGEALLQMIAIHLPSPVVAQKYRMEMLYEGPHDDEAAIGIKTCDPEAPLMMYVSKMVPTSDKGRFYAFGRVFSGKVITGQKARIMGPNFQPGKKEDLYEKTIQRTILMMGRYVEAIEDVPSGNICGLVGVDQFLVKTGTITTFKNAHNMKVMKFSVSPVVRVAVEPKNPADLPKLVEGLKRLAKSDPMVQCINEESGEHIVAGAGELHLEICLKDLEEDHACIPIKKSDPVVSYRETVSEESNQMCLSKSPNKHNRLFMKATPMPDGLPEDIDDGKVNPRDDFKTRARYLGEKYEYDVTEARKIWCFGPEGTGPNILVDCSKGVQYLNEIKDSVVAGFQWAAKEGALAEENLRGVRFNIYDVTLHTDAIHRGGGQIIPTTRRCLYACLLTAAPRLMEPVYLCEIQCPEVAVGGIYGVLNRRRGHVFEESQVAGTPMFIVKAYLPVNESFGFTADLRSNTGGQAFPQCVFDHWQILPGDPCESGTKPYGVVQDTRKRKGLKEGLPDLTQYLDKL, from the exons ATG GTGAATTTTACTGTAGACGAGATCCGCGGGATGATGGACAAGAAGCGGAACATCCGCAACATGTCGGTGATCGCTCACGTCGACCACGGCAAGTCCACCCTGACGGACTCGCTGGTGTCGAAGGCCGGTATCATCGCTAACGCCAGGGCCGGCGAAACGCGGTTTACAGACACGCGGAAAGACGAACAAGACAGATGTATCACCATTAAATCCAC TGCCATATCTATGTTCTTTGAGCTTGAAGAGAAGGACCTGGTGTTCATCACAAACCCCGACCAGCGTGAGAAGGGTGAAAAGGGTTTCTTGATCAACCTCATAGACTCTCCCGGGCACGTTGACTTCTCATCAGAGGTGACAGCCGCTCTCCGAGTCACTGATGGAGCTCTCGTTGTGGTGGATTGTGTGTCAG GTGTATGTGTACAAACTGAAACTGTACTGCGTCAGGCCATTGCCGAGCGCATCAAGCCCATCCTCTTCATGAACAAGATGGACCGCGCCCTGCTGGAGCTGCAGCTGGAGTCTGAGGAGCTGTACCAGACCTTCCAGCGTATTGTGGAGAACGTCAACGTCATAATTGCCACATACTCTGACGACAGTGGTCCCATGG GTGAGGTACGCGTGGACCCCAGCAAGGGTTCCGTCGGTTTCGGCTCGGGTCTGCACGGCTGGGCGTTCACCCTCAAGCAGTTCTCTGAGATGTACGCCGACAAGTTCAAGATCGACCTTGTCAAGCTCATGAACAG ACTGTGGGGTGAGAACTTCTTCAACGCGTCGACCAAGAAGTGGGCGAAGCAGAAGGACAGCGACAACAAGCGCTCGTTCTGCATGTACGTGCTGGACCCCATCTACAAGGTGTTCAACGCCATCATGAACTTCCGCAAGGAGGAGATCGATGCGCTGCTCAAGAAGATCGGCGTCACCATCAAACACGAGGACGCTGACAAGGACGGAAAGGCGTTGCTCAAA GTGGTGATGCGTTCCTGGTTGCCGGCGGGCGAGGCGCTACTGCAGATGATTGCCATCCACCTGCCGTCGCCCGTGGTGGCGCAGAAATACCGTATGGAGATGTTGTACGAAGGCCCCCACGATGATGAAGCAGCTATCGGCATCAAG ACCTGCGACCCCGAAGCACCTCTGATGATGTACGTGAGCAAGATGGTACCGACCTCGGACAAGGGTCGCTTCTACGCTTTCGGCCGTGTGTTCTCCGGCAAGGTGATCACTGGACAGAAGGCTCGCATCATGGGCCCCAACTTCCAGCCCGGCAAGAAAGAG GATCTGTACGAGAAGACCATTCAACGTACAATCCTCATGATGGGCCGCTATGTGGAGGCCATCGAGGATGTGCCCTCGGGTAACATCTGCGGGCTGGTCGGTGTCGACCAGTTCCTCGTCAAGACTGGTACCATCACCACCTTCAAGAACGCTCACAACATGAAG GTGATGAAGTTCAGCGTGTCGCCCGTGGTGCGCGTGGCCGTGGAGCCCAAGAATCCCGCTGATCTGCCCAAGCTGGTGGAGGGGCTGAAGCGGCTCGCCAAGTCCGACCCCATGGTGCAGTGCATCAACGAGGAGTCGGGCGAGCACATCGTCGCCGGTGCCGGCGAGCTGCATCTTGAGATCTGTCTCAAG GATTTGGAGGAGGACCACGCATGCATTCCCATTAAGAAATCCGACCCAGTGGTGTCGTACCGTGAGACAGTGAGTGAGGAGTCCAACCAGATGTGCCTGTCCAAGTCGCCCAACAAGCACAACCGTCTCTTCATGAAGGCCACGCCCATGCCTGATGGACTCCCGGAGGATATTGATGAT GGTAAAGTGAACCCACGTGACGACTTCAAAACTCGCGCCCGCTACCTGGGCGAGAAGTACGAGTATGACGTCACGGAAGCGCGTAAGATCTGGTGCTTCGGCCCCGAGGGCACCGGGCCCAACATCCTGGTGGACTGCTCCAAGGGAGTGCAGTACCTCAACGAGATCAAGGACTCTGTGGTCGCCGGCTTCCAGTGGGCGGCCAAGGAGGGCGCCCTGGCTGAGGAGAACTTGAGAGGTGTTAGGTTCAACATCTATGATGTCACCCTGCATACAGATGCTATCCACAG AGGTGGCGGTCAAATCATTCCAACGACTAGGAGATGTCTATACGCGTGTCTACTGACGGCCGCCCCCAGGCTCATGGAGCCCGTATATCTTTGCGAGATTCAG TGTCCCGAGGTGGCGGTGGGCGGCATCTACGGCGTGCTGAACAGACGGCGCGGGCACGTGTTCGAGGAGTCGCAAGTGGCCGGCACGCCCATGTTCATCGTGAAGGCGTACCTGCCCGTCAACGAGTCGTTCGGCTTCACCGCCGACCTGCGCTCCAACACCGGCGGGCAGGCCTTCCCGCAGTGCGTGTTCGACCACTGGCAGATCCTGCCCGGCGACCCCTGCGAGTCGGGCACCAAGCCCTACGGCGTTGTTCAG GACACGAGAAAACGGAAAGGACTGAAGGAGGGTCTCCCAGATCTAACCCAATACTTAGACAAGTTGTAA
- the LOC112047040 gene encoding UMP-CMP kinase — protein MWSRFLRPLSSYFNKMLPEVVFVLGAPGAGKGTQCTFISKEFGFVHLSAGDLLREERQRPGSEYGEMIEEKIRNGEIVPVEVTCSLLHKAMQKSGKTRFLIDGFPRNKDNLEGWERVMSDKVKLLFVLFFECSRDLCTERCLGRGAAGSGRSDDNLESLQKRFNTYLNATMPIIEHYEQKDLVRRVNAESPPEDVFADVKKHFNELHRIEN, from the coding sequence ATGTGGAGTAGGTTTCTTCGACCGTTAtccagttattttaataaaatgttgccCGAAGTGGTTTTTGTGTTGGGAGCTCCAGGTGCCGGCAAGGGCACTCAATGTACCTTTATTTCCAAAGAATTCGGATTCGTACATCTCTCTGCCGGCGATTTACTGCGCGAGGAGCGTCAGAGGCCCGGCTCTGAGTATGGAGAAATGATCGAAGAGAAGATCCGGAACGGCGAGATCGTCCCCGTAGAGGTTACGTGTTCGCTTTTACACAAAGCGATGCAGAAGTCTGGTAAGACGCGGTTTTTGATCGACGGCTTCCCTCGTAACAAGGATAATCTAGAAGGCTGGGAGCGTGTCATGTCTGATAAAGTTAAATTGCTGTTCGTGTTATTTTTCGAGTGTTCGAGGGACTTGTGCACGGAGCGCTGCCTGGGACGCGGCGCGGCGGGTAGTGGCCGCTCCGACGACAACCTTGAAAGTCTGCAGAAGAGATTCAACACATACCTCAACGCCACCATGCCCATCATAGAACATTACGAGCAGAAAGATCTGGTGCGTAGGGTCAACGCCGAGTCGCCCCCTGAGGATGTGTTTGCAGAtgtcaaaaaacatttcaatGAATTACATCGGATAGAGAATTAA